One stretch of Corynebacterium callunae DSM 20147 DNA includes these proteins:
- a CDS encoding MFS transporter, with product MAATPEPACSLAEFWLTTSPTSLNAGRFCLLASLPSPSSCWLQLAPTPLVFGLCRLLAGIGLGGVIPTAIAITVEFSKPHRRNFINALMFSGYAFGGIMTPLLAMALLQHIGFRGMLAIGSLPVVTVVPLIFFLLPESPAFLRVRRRIAEAEKVENDYGLAHASPAPVAAAAEPCREAKKGRLATMFSGVTALATLLFCLVGISGQTLVYGLNTWMPQLMILADYSLASSLSFLLTVNLEFS from the coding sequence ATGGCAGCTACGCCCGAGCCGGCATGTTCCTTGGCGGAATTCTGGTTGACCACCTCACCGACATCATTGAACGCAGGAAGGTTTTGCCTTTTAGCATCACTGCCTTCCCCCTCCTCATGTTGGCTTCAGCTTGCACCAACTCCATTAGTCTTCGGTCTGTGCCGTTTACTGGCAGGCATTGGCCTCGGAGGTGTTATCCCAACCGCCATCGCAATTACCGTGGAGTTCTCTAAGCCTCACCGTCGTAACTTCATAAACGCTTTGATGTTCTCCGGCTACGCCTTTGGTGGCATCATGACACCCTTGCTGGCCATGGCACTTTTGCAGCACATTGGCTTCCGCGGCATGCTGGCCATCGGCTCACTTCCAGTTGTGACCGTTGTCCCGCTTATTTTCTTCCTGCTTCCAGAATCTCCTGCATTCTTGCGTGTTCGTAGACGAATTGCAGAAGCAGAAAAAGTGGAAAATGATTATGGACTCGCCCACGCTAGCCCTGCTCCAGTTGCTGCTGCGGCCGAGCCATGTCGAGAAGCTAAAAAAGGTCGCCTGGCAACCATGTTTAGCGGCGTGACCGCGCTGGCTACCCTCCTGTTCTGCCTGGTAGGCATCTCCGGCCAGACTCTGGTTTATGGTCTTAACACCTGGATGCCACAGCTTATGATCCTGGCTGATTACTCTCTGGCTTCCTCTTTGAGCTTCTTGTTGACCGTTAACCTCGAGTTTTCATAG
- a CDS encoding PaaX family transcriptional regulator: MVYEIRILNVSQIFCGKELIKVEECQMMAKPKDLVMDLFGDYVRYMGGSIRVGQLTQLLELFEVEPATARVTLSRMRKDGWFETERHGREISYQATDKLMKILEDGHERIFSKAQPVWIGRWTTVMFEPSVLGKVETKLLSTGLQWEGFAQLNGSSWICPRDVREKIRRKYATQDGSVFVANLWSGSLEEDKRLAETCWDFAGISEVYKNFIERWRGKLAGGIESLSAEQALIARVGMINEYRSFIYQDPMMPRALLPEAWCGDGAFSFLTDMHRDLGPLAMEAVAEVLFAEAAEK; encoded by the coding sequence ATGGTTTATGAAATAAGAATATTAAATGTTTCACAAATCTTTTGTGGAAAAGAGTTAATAAAAGTGGAGGAATGTCAGATGATGGCCAAGCCTAAAGATCTGGTAATGGACCTTTTTGGCGACTATGTGCGCTATATGGGGGGCAGTATTCGGGTGGGCCAACTAACCCAGCTTCTGGAGCTGTTTGAGGTAGAGCCGGCCACAGCGCGAGTAACGCTTTCACGTATGCGCAAAGATGGTTGGTTTGAAACTGAACGTCACGGACGTGAAATTTCTTATCAGGCCACGGATAAGCTTATGAAGATTTTGGAGGACGGCCACGAGCGAATCTTTTCCAAGGCGCAGCCTGTTTGGATTGGTCGGTGGACCACTGTGATGTTTGAGCCTTCAGTGTTGGGGAAGGTGGAGACTAAGTTGCTATCCACTGGCCTGCAATGGGAAGGATTTGCCCAGTTGAACGGTAGTAGTTGGATTTGTCCACGTGATGTGAGGGAAAAAATCCGCAGAAAATATGCAACCCAAGATGGCTCAGTTTTTGTAGCCAATCTGTGGAGTGGATCGCTTGAAGAAGATAAGCGTTTGGCGGAAACCTGCTGGGATTTTGCGGGTATATCTGAGGTTTATAAAAACTTCATTGAGCGCTGGCGTGGAAAATTGGCTGGCGGAATTGAATCGCTAAGCGCTGAACAGGCGCTCATTGCCAGGGTGGGCATGATCAATGAATACCGCTCCTTTATCTATCAAGATCCGATGATGCCGAGGGCACTTTTGCCTGAAGCATGGTGTGGAGATGGAGCTTTTTCTTTCTTGACTGATATGCACCGCGATTTGGGTCCCTTAGCCATGGAAGCTGTCGCCGAGGTGTTGTTTGCAGAAGCGGCCGAAAAATAA
- a CDS encoding AMP-binding enzyme yields MLITPAGLNEHFKDVKPGEEGEILARGPYTPRGYFAAPEANAKSFHDGWYGSGDIVHRRPDGNLVVHGRNKDIINRGGEKISAEEVESFIYYIEGVSRAAVVAMPHPILHEDICLVVELVGRHELTVSEVTDHLDAFGVARFKHPAKIIVVDHIPMTKIDKIDKKTLRDFVASQLK; encoded by the coding sequence TTGTTAATAACTCCCGCTGGGCTAAATGAACACTTTAAAGATGTAAAGCCGGGTGAAGAAGGCGAAATCCTGGCCCGTGGACCTTATACTCCACGCGGTTATTTTGCGGCGCCGGAAGCAAATGCCAAATCTTTCCACGATGGTTGGTATGGATCCGGCGATATTGTGCACCGCCGACCCGATGGCAACTTAGTGGTGCATGGCCGTAATAAAGACATCATTAACCGTGGTGGTGAGAAGATTTCTGCTGAAGAGGTGGAATCCTTTATTTACTACATTGAAGGTGTTTCACGTGCCGCTGTGGTTGCCATGCCACATCCCATCTTGCATGAGGATATTTGCTTGGTAGTAGAACTTGTGGGGCGTCATGAGTTGACGGTCTCTGAGGTTACTGACCACCTTGATGCCTTTGGTGTCGCTCGTTTTAAGCATCCAGCCAAGATCATTGTGGTTGATCATATTCCCATGACCAAAATCGACAAGATTGACAAAAAGACACTGCGAGATTTTGTAGCTTCACAGCTTAAATAG
- a CDS encoding RNase H family protein → MSAVAVLHHFRYGDGDTLISAAVDGKTLFNRWSKHDTDASMRSDIVDAFLDMWNDHGSNGLIIYVSDRTISRLLKEQSAQFSGLQVRDVISGERLRETWDVCRNSHSEQQVAIRPLPIEIEKQLPPVLVIATDASKGKNKKAVGISAVTAEGNIRTRCLELKSIFDGELAAIHLALSNFGQRAQRIEILTDSRKAVQYVNGWTSLKSETGEILMKCIKDLAALGIEVSITWVRGHNGHVLNSFADRAAVIARRCEQFATDNKAQLIENLRAELRSEITGIEPQQWLPQPQAA, encoded by the coding sequence ATGAGCGCCGTTGCTGTACTTCATCATTTCCGTTATGGCGACGGCGATACTCTGATCTCTGCTGCAGTTGATGGCAAGACGCTTTTTAATCGTTGGAGTAAACACGATACTGATGCCAGCATGCGCTCCGATATTGTGGATGCTTTCTTGGACATGTGGAATGACCACGGCTCCAATGGCCTTATCATTTATGTCTCTGACCGCACTATTAGCAGGTTGCTCAAGGAACAAAGCGCGCAATTTTCCGGGCTGCAAGTGCGTGACGTAATTAGTGGTGAACGCTTGCGTGAAACCTGGGATGTATGCCGAAACTCCCACTCTGAGCAGCAGGTGGCAATACGCCCACTGCCTATTGAAATAGAAAAACAACTGCCACCAGTGCTGGTAATTGCCACCGATGCCTCCAAGGGTAAAAACAAAAAAGCCGTGGGCATTTCAGCAGTGACGGCCGAAGGTAACATCCGCACCCGCTGCCTGGAGTTAAAGAGCATTTTCGACGGAGAACTGGCGGCCATTCATTTGGCTTTAAGTAACTTTGGGCAGCGAGCACAAAGAATTGAAATTCTCACTGACTCCCGCAAAGCAGTGCAATATGTAAACGGCTGGACCAGCTTAAAGTCAGAAACTGGGGAGATTTTGATGAAGTGCATTAAAGATCTTGCAGCCCTAGGAATTGAAGTTTCCATCACCTGGGTACGCGGACATAATGGTCATGTGCTTAATAGCTTTGCTGATCGTGCTGCGGTTATTGCGCGCAGATGTGAGCAGTTTGCTACTGACAATAAGGCTCAATTAATTGAAAATCTCCGAGCGGAATTACGCTCGGAGATCACAGGGATTGAACCACAACAGTGGCTTCCACAGCCACAGGCTGCTTAA
- a CDS encoding MFS transporter, with protein MDIRQAIDTTAMSKYQWYIVALATFLNALDGYDVLALAFTANPVTEEFGLSGSQLGLLLSSGLIGMALGSLALGPLADRLGRRRILILALAINFFGLALSATAGSAAQLGLWRVITGIGIGGILATVTVITSEYSNNRNRGMAVSIYSAGYGLGATLGGLLAAQLIPTLGWRSVFITGAAATVLGLILVLFTIPESVDYLRIKRPAGAEEKAQKIARRLGKDENVGLGAITAENSTNTRLVDLLTGPYRSTTLKLWAAFFFIMFGFYFANSWTPKLLVETGMSQNQGIIGGLMLTLGGTFGSLIYGALTTKFNARHTLMVFTVLSAITLVIFITTTSIPALAFGSGVLVGMLINGCVAGLYTVTPASYPSALRTSGVGWGIGVGRFGAIFAPITVGALLDAGWSPLYLYAGVAVVVVLAAIALIGIRPMLGEKA; from the coding sequence ATGGACATTAGACAAGCAATTGACACCACCGCCATGAGTAAATACCAGTGGTACATCGTCGCCTTAGCTACATTTCTTAATGCACTTGATGGCTACGATGTGCTGGCCCTAGCATTTACCGCCAATCCAGTCACTGAAGAGTTTGGATTAAGTGGCAGTCAGCTTGGTCTATTGTTAAGTTCCGGCCTCATCGGCATGGCCCTTGGTTCTTTGGCTTTAGGTCCACTTGCCGATCGCCTCGGGCGCCGTCGGATCCTCATTTTGGCACTAGCCATTAACTTCTTTGGCTTGGCCCTTTCTGCCACCGCTGGTTCTGCTGCCCAATTGGGCCTGTGGCGTGTAATTACTGGCATTGGCATCGGTGGAATCCTCGCCACCGTTACCGTGATTACCAGCGAATATTCCAATAACCGCAACCGCGGCATGGCGGTGAGTATTTACTCCGCTGGTTATGGTTTGGGGGCAACTTTAGGTGGCCTTTTAGCAGCGCAATTAATCCCGACCTTGGGTTGGCGTTCGGTATTTATCACCGGTGCAGCTGCCACCGTCCTCGGCCTGATTTTGGTGCTTTTCACCATTCCGGAATCCGTGGACTACCTGCGCATTAAACGCCCCGCCGGTGCCGAGGAAAAGGCCCAAAAAATTGCGCGTCGCCTAGGCAAAGATGAAAATGTGGGCTTGGGTGCTATCACTGCAGAAAATTCCACAAACACCCGCCTAGTTGATCTCCTCACCGGCCCTTATCGATCCACCACTCTTAAACTCTGGGCTGCTTTCTTCTTCATCATGTTTGGCTTCTATTTTGCCAATTCCTGGACGCCAAAACTGCTGGTAGAGACCGGCATGAGCCAAAACCAAGGCATTATCGGCGGTCTTATGCTTACCCTCGGTGGCACCTTTGGTTCACTCATTTATGGCGCGCTCACCACCAAATTTAACGCCCGCCACACGCTCATGGTCTTCACTGTGCTGTCTGCGATCACATTGGTCATTTTCATCACCACCACCTCGATCCCAGCCTTGGCATTTGGCAGCGGAGTGCTCGTCGGCATGCTTATTAATGGCTGCGTAGCAGGCCTTTATACCGTCACGCCCGCCTCATATCCTTCCGCACTGCGTACCTCCGGGGTGGGCTGGGGAATCGGCGTGGGCCGCTTCGGCGCAATCTTTGCGCCCATCACCGTCGGAGCGCTTCTCGACGCCGGCTGGTCGCCTTTGTACCTTTACGCTGGAGTAGCCGTAGTTGTGGTTTTGGCTGCAATTGCGCTTATCGGTATTCGCCCCATGTTGGGAGAAAAAGCTTAA
- a CDS encoding bifunctional proline dehydrogenase/L-glutamate gamma-semialdehyde dehydrogenase, whose amino-acid sequence MNLPVELATLTDQAVDKVREWLEYSKQESVPNADAQRLATVLQDPNGLDFTVGFVDRVVRTEDTEAAARALHELGKIMPTTMSFLDRAQIQAGSLLGRKLPKVVVPAARARIRQMVDHMIVDARDKPFAKAVSEIQSDGHRLNINLLGEAVLGSKEAKKHLDDTVRLVRRSDVDYVSIKVSSVASQISMWGFEDTVNYVVEQLTPLYTEAARAPKGTKFINLDMEEYRDLRLTMEVFKRLLSLEEIKGLEAGIVLQAYLPDALGAIQDLAEFAKQRVAAGGAGIKVRLVKGANLAMERVHAEIAGWPLATEPTKQATDANYKRVLYWTMRQENMEGLRLGVAGHNLFDIAFAHLLSVERGVADRVEFEMLHGMATDQARALSNDVGDLLLYVPAVRPAEFDVAISYLVRRLEENAASENFMSAIFDLDSNNAAFAREEARFRASVAELATLLDAPLPGTNHTQNRAAEELLENSSSEIAPFKNEPDTNPALIQNQEWATNALNRSAEPGWLEAQTAPASLADSEVDALVSGVHAAAAQWAQVPAAERARILYRTADILSARRGHLVSIAAAEVGKAVEQSDPEISEAIDFARYYAHLALKLEDVDNAAFEPDRVVVVTPPWNFPIAIPAGSTFAALAAGAGVIHKPSKPSQHCSAAVVEALWDAGVPREVLHCVYPATRDAGKSLISHPDVDRVILTGSSETAAMFSSWRPELDINAETSGKNAIVITPSADRDLAVADLVKSAFGHAGQKCSAASLGILVGSVYNSERFRRQLVDAASSLIVDWPTNPAATVGPLTELPSEKLKAALTTLEAGESWLLKPRQLDDTGRLWSPGIKEGVKPGSFFHLTEVFGPVLGLMHAADLEEAIALQNGNEYGLTGGLQSLDVAEIKTWLEQVDVGNAYVNRGITGAIVQRQSFGGWKKSSVGLGSKAGGPNYVMLMGSWRDNPALDAPHQSHPLFSRLNLPAEDIEWLEKANASDEAAWAQEFGTPRDPSGLTAEANIFRYRPATVVLRIGDDATARDVVRALLAARRAKAELQVLHSPGISEAVREVLSKVQTPVETVDEAVFISKLLRGDYDDGAAVRIRFIGSISPMLRERLSVRPEIALLDEPVTSSGRVELRYWLKEQAVSMSLHRFGNPVAAFHELAAELKR is encoded by the coding sequence CTGAATCTGCCCGTTGAGCTGGCTACCCTCACAGATCAAGCGGTGGATAAAGTACGCGAGTGGCTGGAGTACAGCAAGCAAGAAAGTGTGCCCAACGCTGATGCACAAAGGCTTGCCACGGTGCTCCAGGACCCTAATGGCCTGGACTTTACCGTGGGGTTTGTGGACCGTGTGGTGCGTACTGAAGATACTGAAGCAGCAGCGCGCGCTTTACATGAACTGGGCAAAATTATGCCAACTACCATGTCATTTTTGGACCGCGCCCAGATTCAAGCCGGTTCTTTGCTTGGCCGCAAGCTGCCTAAGGTAGTTGTTCCAGCCGCGCGTGCGCGTATTCGCCAGATGGTAGACCACATGATTGTTGATGCTCGCGACAAGCCATTTGCCAAGGCTGTTTCTGAGATCCAATCCGATGGACACCGCCTTAATATCAACCTGCTGGGCGAAGCTGTGCTGGGCTCTAAAGAAGCCAAAAAGCACTTGGATGACACGGTGCGTTTGGTGCGCCGCTCTGATGTTGATTATGTGTCCATCAAGGTATCTTCGGTGGCTTCGCAGATTTCCATGTGGGGATTTGAAGATACCGTCAACTATGTGGTTGAGCAGCTCACGCCCCTTTATACAGAGGCTGCGCGCGCTCCCAAAGGTACTAAATTTATCAACCTGGACATGGAAGAATACCGCGATCTGCGCCTGACCATGGAGGTTTTTAAGCGTCTGCTTTCCCTAGAGGAAATCAAGGGCCTGGAGGCTGGCATTGTGCTGCAGGCCTATTTGCCGGATGCTTTGGGCGCTATTCAAGACTTGGCCGAGTTTGCCAAGCAGCGCGTTGCTGCAGGTGGTGCAGGAATCAAGGTTCGCCTGGTCAAGGGTGCAAACCTGGCCATGGAGCGAGTACATGCAGAGATTGCGGGCTGGCCACTTGCCACCGAGCCCACCAAACAGGCCACCGATGCCAACTACAAGCGTGTGCTTTATTGGACCATGCGCCAGGAAAACATGGAAGGCCTGCGCCTGGGCGTTGCTGGCCACAACCTTTTTGATATTGCTTTTGCGCATTTGCTCTCTGTTGAGCGTGGCGTGGCCGATCGCGTGGAATTTGAAATGCTGCACGGCATGGCTACCGATCAGGCTCGTGCCTTGAGCAATGATGTCGGTGACCTGCTGCTTTATGTTCCTGCCGTGCGCCCTGCGGAATTTGACGTGGCGATTTCCTATCTGGTGCGTCGCCTCGAGGAAAATGCCGCCAGCGAAAACTTCATGTCCGCCATCTTTGACCTCGACAGCAATAACGCCGCGTTCGCCCGCGAGGAGGCCCGTTTCCGCGCCTCAGTAGCTGAGCTAGCTACACTTCTCGACGCACCCCTCCCGGGCACCAACCACACCCAAAACCGTGCTGCCGAGGAACTGCTCGAAAATTCCTCGAGTGAAATTGCACCGTTTAAAAATGAGCCAGATACCAACCCTGCACTGATTCAAAACCAAGAATGGGCAACAAATGCCCTTAATCGCTCCGCTGAACCGGGTTGGCTAGAAGCCCAAACCGCACCTGCTTCCTTGGCTGATTCTGAAGTTGATGCGCTGGTTTCAGGTGTGCATGCTGCAGCGGCGCAGTGGGCGCAAGTCCCAGCAGCCGAACGTGCCCGAATCCTATATCGCACTGCCGATATCCTCAGTGCGCGCCGCGGGCACTTGGTCTCTATTGCAGCTGCTGAAGTGGGCAAAGCAGTAGAACAAAGCGATCCTGAAATTTCTGAAGCCATTGACTTCGCGCGCTACTACGCACATTTGGCACTTAAACTTGAGGATGTAGATAACGCTGCATTTGAGCCGGACCGCGTTGTAGTTGTCACCCCACCGTGGAATTTCCCCATTGCAATTCCTGCTGGCTCCACCTTTGCCGCCCTGGCAGCAGGCGCTGGAGTAATTCACAAACCGTCCAAGCCCAGCCAGCATTGTTCAGCAGCGGTGGTGGAAGCACTATGGGATGCCGGAGTTCCCCGCGAGGTGTTGCACTGTGTGTATCCCGCAACAAGGGATGCAGGTAAATCATTGATTAGTCATCCTGATGTTGATCGCGTAATTCTTACCGGTTCTTCAGAGACCGCTGCCATGTTCTCATCTTGGCGCCCAGAGCTTGATATCAACGCCGAAACCTCCGGCAAGAATGCCATTGTGATTACGCCTTCGGCTGACCGTGATCTTGCAGTTGCAGATCTAGTGAAGTCCGCCTTTGGTCATGCTGGTCAGAAGTGCTCCGCTGCTTCCTTGGGCATTTTGGTGGGCAGTGTATATAACTCGGAACGTTTCCGCAGGCAGTTGGTGGATGCGGCATCTTCACTCATTGTGGATTGGCCTACCAACCCCGCAGCCACCGTTGGTCCCTTGACCGAGCTCCCCAGCGAAAAGCTCAAGGCTGCGCTGACTACTCTGGAAGCAGGGGAGAGCTGGCTGCTTAAACCTCGCCAGCTTGATGACACTGGCAGGCTGTGGTCACCAGGCATCAAAGAAGGTGTAAAACCTGGAAGCTTCTTCCATCTCACTGAGGTCTTTGGACCAGTTCTGGGCTTGATGCACGCTGCAGATTTGGAAGAAGCGATCGCCCTGCAAAATGGCAATGAGTATGGTCTTACCGGCGGTTTACAATCACTTGATGTTGCCGAAATTAAGACCTGGTTGGAGCAAGTTGATGTAGGGAATGCCTATGTTAACCGCGGAATAACCGGTGCCATTGTGCAAAGGCAATCCTTTGGTGGCTGGAAGAAGTCCTCGGTGGGATTGGGCTCTAAAGCAGGTGGTCCCAATTATGTGATGCTTATGGGATCCTGGCGTGATAATCCAGCACTTGATGCGCCACATCAATCGCATCCGCTATTTAGCCGCCTAAACCTGCCTGCGGAAGATATTGAATGGTTGGAAAAGGCCAATGCCAGCGATGAAGCCGCGTGGGCTCAAGAATTTGGTACGCCACGAGATCCTTCTGGACTCACCGCCGAAGCCAATATTTTCCGCTATCGCCCAGCAACTGTGGTGCTACGTATTGGTGATGATGCCACAGCGCGTGACGTAGTCCGCGCCCTTTTAGCTGCGCGCCGGGCTAAGGCTGAACTGCAGGTGCTGCATAGTCCAGGAATTTCTGAGGCTGTCCGGGAAGTGTTGTCCAAGGTACAAACCCCTGTAGAAACCGTGGATGAAGCGGTATTTATCAGCAAGCTATTGCGTGGGGACTATGACGACGGCGCCGCCGTGCGCATTCGTTTTATTGGTTCAATAAGTCCAATGCTGCGTGAACGTTTGTCGGTTCGTCCAGAAATTGCACTTCTTGACGAGCCAGTCACTTCCTCCGGCCGGGTGGAATTACGCTATTGGCTTAAAGAACAAGCAGTGTCAATGTCTTTGCACCGCTTTGGCAATCCAGTTGCTGCTTTCCATGAGCTTGCAGCTGAATTAAAAAGGTAA
- a CDS encoding AbgT family transporter, whose amino-acid sequence MSSNTALKQPQGDNLAAPSSTLGKWSDKFLNGVEKLGNKLPTPFSLFLILFLITALVSSIMAWMNVSVIVPGSEEELFVKGLFTAEGLVWLTTNLGANYIGFPPLVTVLPILLAVGIAERSGMLSALIRKLFGSAKKFVLPYAVGVIGVTASVMADAAFVVVPPLAAMVFKAAGRHPVAGLLGGFAAVGAGYSTALVPTSLDALFAGITNAVMQTLPGIETTEVNPVSNYYFNIASSIVLGVLCGFIIDKVLEPRMWKQKVTTEYAVTEDSTPATEEISATLSPQENRALAVSLWATLFAAIIVLIVVLIPNSPWRNEEGAFLPKSPLLSSVVFIVCLFFVVMGVAYGKVLGNIKKMDDVVEMMGDSIKDMIGFLVLAFILGQFVALFNWTGIGTWTAVQGAAGLEAIGLTGFPAILAFIILASCLNLLIISGSAMWTLMAAVFVPMFALLGYEPSFIQAAFRVGDSATQVITPLNPYMIVILGLLKRYEPEAGLGTLMSRLIPFVIPFWLAWAILLAIWFYADLPLGPGSGIFL is encoded by the coding sequence ATGAGCTCGAACACCGCGTTAAAACAACCCCAAGGGGACAATCTTGCTGCGCCCAGCAGCACTTTAGGAAAATGGAGCGATAAGTTCCTCAACGGTGTGGAAAAGCTTGGAAATAAGCTGCCCACGCCGTTTTCACTTTTTCTTATTCTTTTCCTTATAACAGCCCTTGTCTCATCCATCATGGCGTGGATGAACGTCTCGGTGATTGTGCCAGGATCTGAAGAAGAGCTCTTTGTTAAGGGACTATTCACTGCCGAAGGTTTGGTCTGGTTAACTACCAATTTGGGAGCCAATTACATTGGATTCCCACCATTGGTTACGGTCCTTCCCATATTGCTGGCTGTGGGTATCGCTGAACGCTCTGGCATGCTTTCAGCACTTATCCGCAAGCTTTTTGGATCTGCCAAGAAATTTGTTTTGCCCTATGCAGTTGGTGTGATTGGCGTGACGGCTTCAGTCATGGCCGATGCTGCCTTTGTGGTGGTACCACCACTTGCTGCCATGGTGTTTAAAGCTGCAGGTAGACATCCAGTCGCTGGTTTGCTCGGAGGTTTTGCTGCGGTTGGCGCTGGTTATTCCACCGCTTTGGTACCCACCAGTTTGGACGCACTTTTTGCGGGCATTACCAATGCTGTGATGCAAACCCTGCCAGGTATTGAAACCACCGAAGTAAACCCGGTTTCCAACTATTACTTCAACATTGCATCTTCTATTGTGCTGGGTGTGTTGTGTGGTTTTATCATCGATAAGGTGCTGGAACCGCGTATGTGGAAGCAAAAAGTAACCACTGAATATGCCGTTACTGAGGATTCAACCCCAGCAACAGAAGAAATCTCTGCAACCTTGTCTCCGCAAGAAAACCGCGCTTTGGCAGTTTCTTTGTGGGCAACATTGTTTGCCGCCATCATTGTTTTAATTGTGGTGCTTATTCCGAACTCTCCATGGCGTAATGAAGAAGGTGCATTCTTACCTAAATCTCCACTGCTTAGCTCGGTGGTTTTTATTGTCTGCCTATTCTTCGTGGTCATGGGCGTGGCTTATGGCAAGGTGCTCGGCAACATTAAGAAGATGGATGATGTTGTGGAGATGATGGGTGATTCCATCAAGGACATGATCGGATTTTTGGTCTTGGCCTTCATCCTCGGCCAATTTGTTGCCTTGTTTAACTGGACTGGCATTGGAACCTGGACTGCAGTTCAAGGTGCAGCCGGTTTGGAAGCCATCGGCCTGACGGGATTCCCAGCAATTTTGGCCTTTATTATTTTGGCCTCCTGTTTGAACCTGCTCATTATTTCTGGCTCTGCCATGTGGACATTGATGGCAGCAGTCTTTGTGCCGATGTTTGCTTTGCTTGGTTATGAACCTTCCTTTATTCAGGCTGCTTTCCGTGTTGGTGACTCGGCAACCCAGGTGATCACCCCACTTAATCCTTATATGATCGTCATCCTTGGATTGTTGAAGAGATATGAACCCGAAGCCGGTTTGGGTACCTTGATGTCTCGTTTGATTCCTTTTGTGATCCCATTCTGGCTAGCATGGGCAATACTCTTAGCTATTTGGTTCTATGCAGACTTGCCACTTGGACCAGGTTCGGGAATTTTCCTCTAA
- a CDS encoding M20 family metallopeptidase, protein MTQNNLEPSTVYLDYMQEGIAQRKKEAEQNASTAQEYAPDYPGQQVLWRQLQEAGEALYPQLEKLAFDLHDHPEEAFEEVYAAKEIAQLLSSFGFDVTVGAYGVTTALEASFETRGFDPKLHPTIAILAEYDALPEIGHACGHNIIAASGVGAFLAATNMLKSVHARGVDKLFFEGRLVFLGTPAEEGHSGKEYMIQGGAFDDIDAAIMIHPFGFDLAEHSWVGRRTMTATFHGVSAHASAQPFMGRNALDAASLAYQGLGVLRQQMPPSDRLHAIITEGGNRPSVIPDNASMAIYVRSLLPEALVDLSRRVDDVLDGAALMAGVTVEKQWDIHPASLPVRNNHSLAARWAKSQNLRGRTALKEGILPDTLAASTDFGNVSHLVPGIHPMVKIAPENVALHTKEFAEYARTEAAIDAAVDSAIGLAQVAIDALADPSLLAAARADFAAAGGVLKVADYLG, encoded by the coding sequence ATGACTCAGAATAATTTAGAACCATCCACGGTCTACCTGGACTATATGCAAGAAGGTATAGCCCAGCGCAAAAAAGAAGCTGAACAAAATGCAAGCACAGCTCAAGAATATGCCCCGGATTATCCAGGCCAGCAGGTGTTGTGGCGTCAGCTTCAAGAAGCAGGGGAGGCGCTTTATCCACAACTCGAAAAGCTAGCCTTTGACCTGCATGATCATCCTGAAGAAGCGTTTGAGGAGGTTTATGCAGCGAAGGAAATCGCCCAGCTTTTAAGCTCTTTTGGCTTTGACGTGACGGTGGGTGCCTATGGAGTAACAACTGCCCTCGAAGCATCCTTTGAAACCCGCGGGTTTGATCCCAAACTGCATCCCACAATCGCCATTTTGGCGGAATACGATGCTTTGCCAGAGATCGGCCATGCCTGTGGGCACAATATAATTGCAGCCTCCGGGGTGGGTGCCTTCCTGGCAGCCACCAACATGCTGAAGTCCGTGCACGCTCGGGGCGTCGACAAGCTTTTTTTTGAAGGGCGTTTGGTGTTTTTGGGAACGCCAGCTGAAGAGGGCCATTCCGGCAAGGAATATATGATTCAGGGCGGTGCATTTGATGATATTGATGCCGCCATTATGATTCACCCCTTTGGTTTTGATTTGGCAGAGCATAGTTGGGTGGGTCGGCGTACCATGACGGCCACGTTCCATGGAGTCTCTGCGCATGCATCGGCGCAGCCATTTATGGGCAGGAATGCTCTCGACGCTGCGAGTTTGGCCTATCAGGGTTTGGGTGTGTTGCGTCAGCAAATGCCACCAAGTGATCGCTTGCACGCGATTATTACTGAGGGTGGAAATCGCCCCAGTGTTATCCCAGATAACGCCAGCATGGCCATTTATGTGCGTTCCTTGCTGCCGGAAGCTTTGGTGGATTTATCGCGCCGGGTTGATGATGTGCTTGATGGTGCGGCATTGATGGCCGGGGTTACTGTGGAAAAACAGTGGGATATTCATCCGGCAAGTTTGCCGGTGCGCAATAACCATTCTTTGGCAGCGCGGTGGGCCAAGAGCCAGAATCTGCGTGGTCGTACCGCGCTCAAAGAAGGTATTTTGCCAGATACTTTGGCAGCGTCTACGGACTTTGGCAATGTGTCTCATCTTGTTCCAGGCATCCATCCCATGGTGAAGATCGCGCCGGAAAATGTGGCTCTACATACCAAGGAATTTGCGGAATATGCGCGGACCGAAGCTGCCATTGATGCGGCGGTGGATTCTGCCATTGGTTTGGCTCAGGTTGCAATTGATGCCCTGGCTGATCCGAGTTTGTTGGCTGCTGCGCGGGCAGATTTTGCAGCAGCAGGTGGTGTGCTCAAGGTTGCTGACTACCTGGGTTAG